The DNA window GTGGTGGATAAGTTTGCCTGACGGAGGGCGGCTTAAAGGGATTGCCCCTATAAGGCCGCTTCTCATGAAAAAACATCCCGTTTCACTGAAAAGTGGGGCGGGATGCTTGCTTTTGCCAGGGAATTACTTTTATCACGACAGCAACACTTGCATTTGTTAACCCGGGCGGGCCTGATTGGTATATAATAAAACCTGATACCCCTTAGATAAGGAGATAAGGCCAATGCACAACCCGCAACAAAAAGTAAGAGAATTTGAAACCGCCTTTGCCCGTTACCTTGACGTTAAATACGCGGTGGCGGTGGCCAACGGTACGGCGGCCCTGCATGCGGCCCTGTATGCAGCCGGGATCAGCCACCAGGATGAGGTAATTTTATCCCCCCTGGCCCACCCGGAAGTGGCCCACGCCATTCGCTACCTGGACGGCGTACCAATTTATACCGACATCGACCCGCAAACCGGCTGCCTGGATCCCGCCGCGGTTAAGTGGCGGCTGTCCGGCAAAACCAAAGCGGTCATTGCCACCCATTATGCCGGCCTGCCCTGCCCTGTGGCAGAGCTGCAGCAACTGCTGCGGGACAGGGATATTGTCTTGATTGAAGATGCTTCCCAGGGGCTGGGGGCGGTATGCGGCGGTCGCCCGGTGGGCACTTTAAGCCCGTTAACCGTGTTTGATTTTTCTCATCCCCAGAGTCTTTATACCGAGCTGGGCGGCATGGTGGTAACCGATTCGGAAGAATATTACCACTGGCTGACCCTGTTCCGGGATACCGGCCTGATGCTGGCCCGCGAGGGGCTGGTTAAAGAGGAAGGCCCCTGGCATTTTGAAGCCCAGGAAATCGGGTATAACTACCGCATGACCGGCCTGCAGGCGAGCCTGGGCCTGCAG is part of the Desulforamulus hydrothermalis Lam5 = DSM 18033 genome and encodes:
- a CDS encoding DegT/DnrJ/EryC1/StrS family aminotransferase, translated to MHNPQQKVREFETAFARYLDVKYAVAVANGTAALHAALYAAGISHQDEVILSPLAHPEVAHAIRYLDGVPIYTDIDPQTGCLDPAAVKWRLSGKTKAVIATHYAGLPCPVAELQQLLRDRDIVLIEDASQGLGAVCGGRPVGTLSPLTVFDFSHPQSLYTELGGMVVTDSEEYYHWLTLFRDTGLMLAREGLVKEEGPWHFEAQEIGYNYRMTGLQASLGLQQLPRLAEQLQRRRAVAAAYYEALRQEAEWRLPPPQLVPQAAWYSLPLLLPDRVKPQRRRLVEQLLARGVQATVQYYPIYLHPIYLWQGHPDICTIEGPLCPRAEDFYSRVINLPVDPALTDEAVEKTVALTKKILQAG